GCACCACGATCAAGATTCTCACCGGGCAGATTCGTCCCGGTGCCGGCGATGCGAAAATTTTCGGTGTGCCGGCCGTCTCGCCGGAAGCTCGAGGCCGGGTGGGCTACCTGCCTGAAAACCCGTCTTTTTTTCACTTCATGACCGCCCTTGAATACCTGGATCTTGTTGGCCGCGTCTATGGCATGAACAAACAGGATATCCGCCGGGAGTCGGAACGGGTTCTTTCATTGCTCGAGCTGGAGCAGGCCGCCAGGCGGCCCATTCGGGGTTACAGCAAGGGCATGGTGCAGCGTCTCGGACTGGCCCAGGCTTTGTTGCATGACCCCGATCTGTATATTCTCGACGAACCAATGAGCGGCCTCGATCCGGTCGGTCGGGCGCTGGTCAAAAAAATTATCCGGGAACTGAAAAAGAAAGGGAAAACGGTTTTTTTCAGCACCCACATCACTGCCGATGTCGAGGAAGTCTGTGACCGGTTGGCTGTTCTGGCCGGGGGGCGTTTGCGGGCCCTGGAA
This window of the Geothermobacter ehrlichii genome carries:
- a CDS encoding ABC transporter ATP-binding protein — its product is MNAIDIERLCKTYRGKRGARVVALTDLTLHVAAGEVFGFLGPNGAGKSTTIKILTGQIRPGAGDAKIFGVPAVSPEARGRVGYLPENPSFFHFMTALEYLDLVGRVYGMNKQDIRRESERVLSLLELEQAARRPIRGYSKGMVQRLGLAQALLHDPDLYILDEPMSGLDPVGRALVKKIIRELKKKGKTVFFSTHITADVEEVCDRLAVLAGGRLRALESVDSLLHERIEGYRIHGSSPGDEHSQRLVSPSELKTTLETLLQADFQVERIEPVRQNLEDFFLETIRGDSDANK